The DNA window AAGGAAACAGGTTGTCAATGGCTGCTTCCCAGAATGCCGGGAGTTGATAAATCACGGAAAGCCGCAGCGAAGTCATCTCCTTACCTCCGCCACTTCTTTTCTCAATCGTACTGGAGTTCTTGGCCTATCATTCTGGGATTTGCCTTGAGTTGGGTCTTAAAGAAGGCTAGGACTGCTTGAATGGACACACCTAATCGATTGGTATGCTGATTAGATTATAATGAAGACTCTTTTCTGTGAAAGGGGCTCTTAAAAATCTAGAGACAACAGAATTGTTGCTCAATTGtggaaaatattctttaaaagaGAGCAAAGAGTTACTCTACAATACGCATATGTCTTGTTTTGTTAATGTCATCTAACTTGGAGATATCTGCAGTTTATGTGGTAACATGACATTTTGCTGAAAATACTTCATTTTATAACTTGTTTTTGCCCAACCTAGTAATTCGACTGAAAATTGCTTTGGTGCAACATGAACAACTTTATTTCACAACATTCACCTGAGGTGTGCAAACTCTGCCAATCAACTTTCTAGGACAACTGCGCTGCATTCGGATCTCTAGTGATGTCCTGGCATGGCCTTGTGCTCCTTCAGGCACATGGTGATCTTGAAGGCCGTGTCGCAGTCGTTGGTGCCCTTGATGTCCTTGCAGGCATTCACCCCCGAGGTGATCTCGTCCATCTTGTCCTTGATCTGCGGTATGTTCTTGAGGGTGTCGAGCAGGGCCTGGGCATTGAACTGGCCATTGGTGAGGTGGCCCTGCTTCTCCATCAGGCACTTGGTGTAGCACTTGAGGTTATCCTTGGCATTGCTCTGCATTCCGCTGGCCATGAAGTCCTTGAGGTCAGCCTCGGTCACCTGGTTGTTCTGCATGCACTCTTGCATTACCTGACGGAAGTCCGAAtcgcactgggaaaaatacgAAAGGTTAAACATATAAAACAAAAGGTCCTGTGACTGCTCTCCCTACCTGAGCCACGGCCAGCAGAACAGTCAAGGCTACACAGAACAGGGCGAACTTCATTTTGAGGTTTGTATTTGTTTCAGCTTTTCCGGATTCACTTGAAAGCCTCGAGTGTTTGTCAATTGCTCAGAATAAGGCCTTTTATACCAGATCAGAACGATTCCGAATTAGAGGAAATGCAATTAGGGCAATTAAACTTTTTGCGAGATGAATCAGAATTTGATTACGCACAATACAGACAATTACACCACAATACAATTTCCCTTTTTCGATTGTAATTATATTCCATTATCAGTCCATTTGCAGTTTTTGGGGGGAGCTAGGCCTGGAAATCAGCAAAGTTAGTCGCAATTAGTTGACGGCCCCCACAACGAATCAATTATTCATTTATTGTATTTAGATGCGGTCAGAGTTTGACAATTTTCGGCCTTTGTTTGAGCCATTCACACTTGCCCAATTGATTTGCATGCCATTTGTTCTGGCCTGGCCATTGCCGAATCCCCAATTGATATTTTAGAAGGCTTTTAATCTCACATAATCACAGCAATATTTCCGCCTCTGGTGACAACGGCCGAAGGTCGACTCTGAATAATTTACCAAATTAGCAAAGCCCTCGCAACCAATTTGTAACTcgtaaatttaaacatttgcGAAGTATGAATTAGTAAATTCATAAAAGAAATTCTATAATGCATTACCATTAGTAATGtgcttaaaatgttttgtgaTTAGATTAAGTTGCCATtgacaaatatatttcataaatggCTTTGCTGAGCTTAAATCGATTagatctaaaaatatttaataatgctGGTCACTCCCTAATATAATGGCAATTGGGGACTTGTAGTAGAACTTAAAATTGAATGGGCACGATAAAAGTGAATAAacttaaatgttaaatattacttttattaatcaacaaacaaTTTATTACAAATCGACAGTCGTGGTAGACACCTTTGACAGGTGATCTAATATATATCCCCATTCACCTGCAGACGTTTTTAATCAAAGTTACACATTGGCCAAGTCCGCTGTGACTATCCATAACAATTAAACACCCATCAGACCCCGCCCCGGCCTTGATTCTACAAACATTTGTTTGCCCGATGTAGACGAAGGTTGTGCGGATATAAAATAACTTGCATAATTCCAGGGCAAATTCAAATCAATAGACAAACAATAAGCTCGAGTTCGCAGGCCAACTGCCATTCGCAGGGCTGAGGAAGCCCATGTTGACAgcacaaataatttatgccTTTGTTATAAAGAGGAGAGCACCTGGCGCAGTCGAAGCGGAGCCTGTCCTGCgcctggccacgccccctttggTCCTGAGCCCCTCCATGTAGGTTGGGCAGGGTTTTTCGCCAAGAAACAAAAAGAGGACGATTCCAAGTCGAGGCGAAGTGGTTGACAAAAGGCCGAGCGGTGAAAAGCCGGAGGGAAGTCGGAGAATTGGCTGGCCTGATGCTACCACTACCACTGCTTGTCATTAGTCAGGCAGGATAAGCAAAGGACATGGCCATAAAAAGGGCAATACGATGGCGCCCGAGCAGGGACACTTGCTCAGACACAAGGTGTGTCCTGTGAATGAATTGCTGAGTAACCAATAATGAAGTAAAACTGTTCAGTCCTGAATGTGTCATTGTGGCATGGGCCGAACTGAGGAGAACTGGGCAGACGACAACCGAACACAATTCACTGTCAGTTGCATTGTTTTGACCTGATTTACATGCCCCAGCCAGCCAGCTAGCAGCCATCTAGCCAGCCAGCTCAACTGATATTAGGAATGAAGGCTGAAGACCGTTCGGTGGACTTTTATAAATTACAAAGGCCACCGCACAAAGGCGATAGATGCAGGATGCCTGGCTCGGCACCAGCAGGTTCTTCTCCTCTACACATAAAACAATATcttatcaaatattttagtatACAAATAATCCGGCGCAACCCactgaattttcaattttatctATGAAATATCTAGTCTTACGTTGAACCTAAAATTAAAGGTTGCcataaaataactaaaaaaaataactgacaaataactaaaaaaaattgtagtgGACATAGATCAGACAGTAAGGCAGTTTAACCAGTTTAAGTAACTATAGACAAATTTGGtttattaacatttataaGTTCCTTTAAAGGGGGCGTTTTGAGCTTCCTGGCATGAGCTTAGCTTCCCACAAAAaccagttgggaattataaataaactatTGAAAAGCATGCTAAAGCTATTCTAAGTTAGGACAATTATTCTTTATTAACTATGataactattaaaaaagttacaagattaaaaataaaaatacttccTACGTAACTATATAACTATTTAGTAAACcaacgaaaaacaaatatgtgtacttttttgtatagttaCAGCACTGGTCAATTTGACCAAGGGcccttttttgtgtgtatCCTCTGCCACTTTTCCCGGCTTTCTCCTGGCTTTCCTCCTGCTTTTCCAGGCAGCAGACGACAACGATGACAGGACGAAACAAAGGCCAACGTTAATGAGCCAAGAGAATGGCGCAAGCCGTAACAAACGTGGCTAAATAAAGAGCGGGGCAAATTGTAAGAAAGCAGAACTGTGTCACAATGTTTTGACAGGAGTCGGGGCAGGAGACCTACAGGACTTCCTGGCAGGGCAGAGCAGCCTGAGAAATGGAACAGGACAACACAGGACAACTCAGCTAGTTAAGCGGCCAAAGACAAAGTTGATAAAATTAGATTTGTATGGTAAATAGTTTGTGGGATGGTTGGGCCGCCTGTgactgtgtgtgtgagggcaaagtttaataaatgtataaaattaattagccAGTTGAATGCTCATTAACAGCTGGCAACGGGCTTAAGCTCTGACAACTCTGTTTTCGGAGCCTCCTGCTGGTTTTCCGTTCTTTAAGGCCCGGCTTTAAGCCAGGTTGGGTGAGTGTGGCAGTGGAGGGCTTTTCGGCCCGGTCAGAGGTTAGCGCAGCTGTCAAGCTGCCTCAATTAATTCCCAGCAGCAGTCAGTCAATGAAATGTGCCGCTTCCCATTTTCGAACGTCCATCTGTTTTGGCATTTTCACACCTCCCGCCCGGAATTTCCCCTGAAACCGACTTCGACCTCCCGCTGAGCCGAATAATggggaaaaaggaaaagtgAAAACCCCCAAAAATGAATGTTGACCTTTCACAATTGCAAGCCGCATGAGTTCTTTGTTTGCTGCAACTTGCGTTTTACGGCTTTCGGGTTTTTGAATGATGCACCAGCGGTTGTGCATTGACCACAAAAGCCAAGAGCCCTAACGGGATGAGGGATGGGCCGGGGCGGTACGAAATCAAAATACATTTCGGACATTGTGGTAAAGTAATTGGATTTCGAggcatttattataatattggaaatttCTGTGGGGAAATTCTCGGGTGCCTTACAGGGCAGGGGGAATGCGTATAACCAGagagaaaccaaagaaaatttgaaaataaatccaGTGGAGAGTCTGTATGCGTTAACTGGTGCAGGACCTAAATCAATTTCACAGTGCGATTGTTAGTGTGCCTTTCAGTTTTTAAAAACGAATGATGTTATAGGCCGTATAATTGGTATTCCCATTCGTATTGATGGGGCTCTAACATATTTAATCTTTAAAAcctgaaaaaaaagaaggcaTGCATTCGTTTCCCCACAACCTCCCATTCTATTGACACCTTAAAACCAAGACCTTCTCCCCAGCACATTTCAAGTGCGGGGACTTTCGCTATGACTGCTCTATTGGATGTAGAATTTGTGTAATTTGCACTCGTCTTTATTTTGGACAGCTATAATTGGAATCGGGACTCACGGCCCTTCAGTTCCATGGCCAATCAACTCCCCACATACACTGGCATTCCAAAAGCAGATGaaggaaaaaattcaaaatgcGGAGCACTGAGTTATTGAAATTAAACATCAAATGTCACAGACAGGCACCATCGCAGGCCAATTCGCTGTCTTCGCATTGTGGCAGTGAAAAGAGGACGAGACGCACAAAAGCACAAAGGTCCTTCCGCGTGCACCAGGATTCCAGGACATTGGGGAGGGGGTATCAGAAGTTTTTTCCGGAAAAATGCCTGGCTGACAAGTTGCCAAAGAGCGAGGAATTCGAATTTGTGTGGaagtttttggcgaaaatAAAGTCGAGGCAGACGCCGCCGAAGACAATTGCCCGAGCAAATGAAATCGAGCACAAGCAGCTCAAGGATGTGCGGCTAGGAAGGAGCGTATGCGAGGGCTAAGTACGAATGTGTCCCCCTGCTCACACAAATACAATTTACATGCGTACGTGGGCCAGGGGCGGGGTAAGAGAGGCCGGGGAGCGGGGAAGGAGAGCCGGCTGCACAGTGCGTCTCTGTGACATGTCCTTAGGATATTTGTATGCAAACAGGGCACAATGCTCTGAAATCGATATGCGGGCGCGCGACTCCTATCCTCCAGGACTCGTCGAAGGACTCGCCAGGAGGAGGCTGCATCTGAACTGGCGGGCGGCTTAGACTCCGCtgccatctccatctccatctgcgTCTTGGCCTGGCAGTTGACAGCCATGTGCAGCGGCGCAGTGAAATGAAAAATGGTGAGAAGgagacggcgacggcgacaaCGCCTGCAGCTTCAAACTCCAGTTCGCATAACAACACTGAGGAAAAATGGGTAGTTTATCCTCCGATGAAGTATTTTTACTTCGAGGAAATCTTAGAATAAACAAGTCTAGTAAAAATACTCatagatttaagaaaaaattattcataATTCAGATCATATCAATTGGCCACACTTTTCTAATGATTAGAAAAAGATCGATTTTTAGCTAACgatatattgaaaatataaatcaattttaattgagGTCACactttttttgtgcttttaaCTTCAGgttgtttaattattaatattttcgtCAGGCTTTGTGTTTCAAAAGATATGTTTTATTATCACTAATAGGAAACCTTTTAAAACCTATTAGCTAACATTACATCATAAGATCTTAGTGATAAGACATagttttttccagtgcagtcCTGTGAGAGAGCCCGCGGCGACAGCGATGGCCTGCTGACAAGCCCCTCGTCGCACTATGTGCGTGTGTTCGTCTGTATATGGACTGATGGGGAGTATGGGTGTGAGACTGATATGTGATATTAGTTTGATCTATTGTGATTTCAAGCAGGGATGCAGCGCTctttgaaaatgaaataagCCCGCCAAAGCCAGCAGTAAATTGGTATATTGAGAATTATTAAATGGAGCTTAGACCTCGTGGTCGAGAGCTCAGGAACCACACTCAAGTGCATATTCAAACACGTACTTCCAGTGGCTGACCAACCATAATcaatcattttccattttcatttaatggaCCAGCCAATAAGTGAATTTAATAACAGCTGTGCAGGTTGAACCACCTAATAATGGATTTTTACTCGAATTCCTGACGCCTTCCATCAATTTCAATAAGGAACATGATTTTGCCATTTTCAACTGCAACACTTGGGAATTCCGGGGCCAGAGCTGCTTGCATCATTTCTGGGGAGTTCTTAGCGCAGCCCTGGTATATTCGCTGCCTGATTATATCACCAGGCGGCCCTGTTGCTTGATTTGTTTTGCACACATTACCCGTCTGATTGTCTACGCCACGTACTGCTATTTTTCCCCAAAACCCGACCCTCCCGCATTTGTATCTCCAGCTTGGCTTTGGTTTTACTGCGGCATCTCGTTATGCTGGTGCGTCAGCGGCTTCTTTTCGATTGTGCAACACCGATAAGCAATTTTGAACGTCGTCTTTGTCCTTCCCGGGGATTTGGGTGCGTGTGTCGCCAACACGCAGATGCCGATGCCAATTGCGAGGCCGTCCCCTCCGATAGCCATCAAATTAAGGCCGCCCAAATCAATGCAGATTCGGATACAGATAGCCGAGGTACAGATACCAGATACTGGCCGGGGTCCTCCAAAGGCGACTTGCCTGCTGCCCTCTGCCGGTACCATCTCATTGTTTTGAGAGCCTAATTGCCAGGCTGTTGTTCCGCTCCTTCTGGCTCCCGACAGGTGCAAAATGGTTATGAAAGGTGGCCTGTACTTAACCCCAGCTCgagcaaatgcaaatgaaaactttaaaatatgccCAGCATAAACCGTAGTTGGAGTTCAGTTACATGGCTGTAAAGATGTTTTCCTTTCGTTTCACCGGGTCCCCTCTCTAGTCCTTGTCTTATTGTATTTTTGGCTGTGCAGTAGCAAATTGGTTACAAACACAGCTGTCGACCCTTACGTGGTCATAAAGAACAAGACAAAGGGTTTTTTCATCCTGGCCCCAAAGGAGAGCATTAGAAAGGCGAGGCCAGAGCACGTGACCACCGACGAGTAAGGTCAGGTCAATAATGCGGTAGCTAAACGTAAGGAATTTCGGGTCTGCATATGTGTGGTCAAACTAAAGGGTCGAGGGCTATCCTTCCTCATTTATCTGCATACCTGGGGAGTCACCGAAAATATAGATTCCTCGAGAGTCTGGAAAATGCCAACTATTCTCTGTTCCTCCTGTTTTGCTTATCAGACGCCTgaattatttgttttcattagcGATATCGACTGCCGAAACAGAGCCGCATATAAATATTCACCAACAGTTGTTGAAATGCAGCAGACAACTCTTTTGGGACCCGCTTTGCAGAGGTGTTCCCGAACCCCCGAACATCTGTTTGCggcatacatatgtatacagTTGTACATTCATCAACATTTCCTGAGGCCCCCGGTCTGTTCTCCAGGTCTCTGGAGCTGATTGCGATTGCGAATTGCAAATCGATACGGGTATGGGGCAAAACGTAAAAACCGCACGGTAggaaatttgaataaaatgcaataaGACAAACACATGTATGATAATTCAAGCCGGGCAGCATCAACACAATGCATTCCCCTACATCTCGACTGTCGGCACTTTGGGCTGCCCTCCTGTCCCGGCAAAAAGGTATATATGTTAATTTAGGatgtgtgtgtatatggagTGTATGCAAAAATACCCAACGCAGCTCGTGCGTGTAAACTCGTGATGATGATACACTAAAAACTACGCTGCTAAACAACCAGACCACAAAATACATCAAAATGATGCGGTTGCGAGCTGATGCAAAAACAAGTTTTCAAGTGCCCCCCTGTTAACCCTTTCAAACCAAGTAAATCAGGGCGAAAAGGGGCCTAGGGGAGCGGGGGCTAGGGGCTGCAGGGGCTTGCAACCGGCGAGGACTCATGCACGGTACAATGAACCACTGTCGAAGTTGTTGACTGTTCAAGTGCCCTCCGAGCGCGGGGCAAAAAGTTAGACAAATGTATCTGGGAATAGTTTGCGATAACAGGCCAAGTTGGGCCATCCATTAGGCGAAACAAGTTGACCGAAGGAGCGCTTTAACAGAGTCTCATCAacaataattttgttaatataTGATATCTTACATTTTATAGTAAACTACTGAAAAGtaagaaatatttatctaTATCTGCTTTGATTTATACTTCAACATCATAGGATAGTTAGGAGCCCCTTAATCATATATGTAATAACAAaacaactttaaaatatatgtgttaAGATATCGATGAAATATATACATCTGCAAAAAAACCAGAATATGAAAAGAGGTATGTAAATTTGTACTCCCTGTCTGGTGAATTTGCACGAAAAAGATAAGcaagattttttatattttgctaAAATCGCTGTTTATAATGCTTTAAGCCCTTCAACATAATGTCCTGAACACCTCGACCACCAGGCAAAGGGCCACTTGACAATACCCCCCGTGAAATGTTTCTGGCCACTTACGCAATCCTGGGAGTTTGAAAGCCGTGGGGCCGGCAGTGAACTGGCAAATGCAACTGTCTGACCTTACGGGCTGTAAATTATGCATAGATGCATAATTTATAACTTATGCGTGGCTCGGCCAACCCCCGAAACAGTTTGCCAGGCAACGGAGACGCTACACGAGACGGAGACATAGACAGATGCACAGACAATGATTAGGGCCACACACAAACCTATTATTAACGTTGCAGGCCCGGTCCACTCGGGTGGACAATTGCAATTGCTTGGCagtaattttcaatttaattatagTAATACACCCTCACACTCGGGCTCACAAGGGGGTTGACTAAGTGCAGATTTGAGCGCATTTGCACTTGAGCCAAGTTTTATGGCCCGACTTCGCCCAGAGCCATAGGGCTCTGAGGGATCGGATCGCCCGGGCGTAAATCAAATGCAAATGTCCAGGGCCGTAGTGCCATGACAG is part of the Drosophila biarmipes strain raj3 chromosome 2R, RU_DBia_V1.1, whole genome shotgun sequence genome and encodes:
- the LOC108029381 gene encoding general odorant-binding protein 56h, producing MKFALFCVALTVLLAVAQCDSDFRQVMQECMQNNQVTEADLKDFMASGMQSNAKDNLKCYTKCLMEKQGHLTNGQFNAQALLDTLKNIPQIKDKMDEITSGVNACKDIKGTNDCDTAFKITMCLKEHKAMPGHH